Proteins encoded together in one Chloroflexi bacterium ADurb.Bin180 window:
- the smc_1 gene encoding Chromosome partition protein Smc, translating to MDLNQVIQLLNWLDEEHRKDKALLMAMQSQIDAQRAQLTEQARQLQEIQATIPRIQGQLPRLAQLEAAIQGVRSEFSGLLAKHSAEQDAKDDARIRSAKLEAESIARIVRQIQERVEGIGSFDQVAALLREEDSKLRSEVTRAFNQVVEVNKRLDAQGERLTMLAQDAQGFRDTLAANKLEHESLNAQHLSLKASVDALGSRLDTRLDKLQSDVEAIAKTQQADVNGLQLKIGEWDRRHEELSTELQAAQPPLARWNKQLEEFAAQFERNRKTLYDMHELEQQIRQQSSEVAELQRLAVERQRTELREWQDNQVRVDDEQTARLVRLESWQTKSATTWQSLEDRLEQNKQAIQACSDELWQVWSRFIQAQAKVLDGLKQDKPR from the coding sequence TTGGACCTGAACCAAGTGATCCAATTGCTCAACTGGCTCGACGAAGAGCATCGCAAGGACAAGGCTCTGCTTATGGCTATGCAGAGCCAGATCGACGCTCAAAGAGCTCAGCTCACGGAGCAGGCACGCCAACTACAGGAGATTCAGGCTACCATCCCACGCATCCAAGGCCAACTTCCAAGACTGGCTCAACTCGAGGCGGCGATCCAGGGGGTGCGCTCCGAGTTCTCCGGTCTCCTGGCCAAGCACTCTGCCGAGCAGGACGCCAAAGATGACGCGCGAATTCGCAGTGCCAAACTCGAGGCCGAGTCCATCGCCCGCATCGTGCGCCAAATTCAGGAACGGGTCGAAGGCATTGGGTCGTTTGACCAGGTCGCGGCTCTGTTGCGCGAGGAGGATAGCAAGCTTCGCAGCGAAGTAACCCGTGCCTTCAACCAGGTCGTCGAGGTCAACAAGCGTCTGGATGCGCAGGGCGAGCGGTTGACTATGTTGGCCCAGGATGCCCAGGGCTTTCGCGACACACTGGCTGCCAACAAACTAGAGCACGAGAGCCTTAATGCGCAACACCTGTCTCTGAAAGCCAGTGTTGATGCCCTCGGTTCCCGACTCGACACCCGATTGGACAAGCTTCAGTCCGATGTTGAGGCCATAGCCAAGACACAACAAGCCGACGTGAATGGCTTGCAGTTGAAAATCGGCGAGTGGGATCGCCGCCACGAGGAATTGTCCACCGAGCTCCAGGCTGCTCAGCCGCCACTAGCCCGCTGGAACAAACAACTCGAAGAGTTCGCTGCTCAGTTCGAACGCAACCGCAAGACGCTCTACGATATGCACGAGTTGGAGCAGCAGATTCGCCAGCAAAGCAGTGAGGTGGCCGAGCTGCAACGCCTCGCGGTCGAAAGGCAGCGCACCGAGCTCCGCGAATGGCAGGATAATCAGGTGCGCGTCGATGACGAGCAGACAGCACGCCTCGTTCGCCTGGAGAGCTGGCAGACCAAGTCCGCAACTACCTGGCAGAGCCTCGAAGATCGCCTGGAGCAGAACAAGCAGGCCATACAGGCCTGTTCTGACGAACTGTGGCAAGTGTGGTCTCGCTTCATTCAGGCCCAGGCCAAGGTGCTCGACGGCCTGAAGCAGGACAAGCCCCGCTAA